A segment of the Micromonospora sediminicola genome:
GGCCACCGTCGACCCGCCGGTCGCCGGCGCCGCCGCCGACCCGGTCGCGGTGACCGTCAACGCCCGCGCCGGGCTGGCCACCGTGCCGGACACCGCGCTCGGCGTCAACCACGCCATCTGGGACTCCCAGCTGGGCAGCGCCGAGACGTCCGACCGGCTGAAGGCCGCCGGCGTGAAGATGCTGCGCTACCCCGGCGGCTCGTACGCCGACATCTACCACTGGGAGAACCACACCGCGCCCGGCGGCTACGTCGCGCCGGACACCGACTTCGACACGTTCATGGCGGCGGCCCGGCGCGTCGGCGCCCAGCCGATGATCATCGCGAACTACGGCACCGGCACGCCGGCGGAGGCGGCCGCGTGGGTGCGGTACGCCAACGTCACCAAGGGCTACGGCGCGAGGTGGTGGACCGTCGGCAACGAGAACTACGGCAACGGCCACTACGGATCGGCCTGGGAGGCCGACGACCACCCGGACAAGAGCGCCACCCAGTACGCCCGACTGGTGGTCGAGTACGCCGACGCGATGAAGGCGGTCGACCCGAGCATCAAGGTCGGCGCGGTGCTGACCATGCCCGGCAACTGGCCGGACGGGATCACCGCCGGCGCCGACCCGGGGCCGTGGAACCAGACCGTGCTCTCGATCGCCGGCCCGAAGATCGATTTCGTCGACGTGCACTGGTACCCCGGCGGTACCGCCGCCGAGTCGCTGGCCCGGACCGACCAGCTGCCCGACGCCGCCTGGCTGCTGCGCCAGCAGATCGCCCGGTACGCCGGCCCCGGCGCGGACCGGATCGGGATCAGCCTCACCGAACTGAACGTCGACACCGGCCGCACCACCGCGCCGGGCGCGCTGTTCCTGGCCGACGCCTACAGCGGCCTGCTGGAGCAGGGCGTGTTCACGGTGCAGTGGTGGAACGTGCACAACGGCATCGGCAGCGTCTCCGAGGTGGCCGGGCAGACCGACTACGGCGACTTCGGGCTGCTCTCCAGTGGCGGCTGCACCGCCGACGGCGAGGTGTGCGAGCCGCCGTTCAACACCCCGTTCGCGCCGTACCACGCGCTGTCGATGATGAACCTGTTCGCCCGGGCGGGCGACCAGTTGGTCCGCGCCGGCACCGACCAGCCGCTGGTCACCGCGCACGCGGTGCGCCGGCCGGACGGCAGCCTCGCGGTCCTGCTGGTCAACAAGGACCCGGACACCGCGTACCCGGTGGCGGTGGACTACGCCGGTTTCACCCCGGCGGACGAGGCGCCCACCGTGCACACGCTGACCAACGGCGCGACCGGGGTGAGCACCGGCCGCTCGGGCAGCGCGAGTGCCCGTACGCTGCCGCCGTACTCGCTGACCACGCTCGTGCTGCGACCGGCCTCAGGGTCCGCCGGGCGGCCCGGAGCCCCGGGGCGGCCGACGGCGGGCGCGGTGACCGACCGCGCGGCGACGATCTCGTGGCCGGCGGCGACGCCCGGCGCGGCGCCGATCGCCAAGTACGAGGTGTACCGGCAGCGCGGCGCGGTCAGCGAGCAGCTCGGCGAGACCGCCGGCACCTCGCTGAGCGTGGACAACCTCGAACCGGGCGCCCGCTACACGGTCAACGTCCTGGCCCGGGACACCGCGGGCCGGGTGTCGTGGTCCTCGCCGCCGCTCACCTTCGCCACCGGCAGCCCGGCGGCGAGCGCCTGCGCGGTCCGCTTCCATTCCGACACCGACTGGGGCAACGGCTACGTGGCGACCGTCGAGGTGGTCAACACCGGTCCGGACGTCGTCGACGGCTGGACGCTCACCTGGACCTGGCCCACCGGCTGGCAGCAGGTCAGCAGCGGCTGGAACGGCACCTGGACGCAGACCGGGCGGGACGTCCGGGTGACCTCCACCGCCGACAACCGCCGGCTCGCCGCCGACGGCGGGAGCACCAGCGCCGGATTCGTCGGCGCGTACGGCGGGCCGAACGTGCCGCCGGGCGCGTTCCGCCTCAACGGGACGGTCTGCGCCGTCCGCTGAGACGCGGTCAGATCCGACCGGGTGGCCGCAGCCGCACGTCGGCCGTCGCCGGGACCTTCGTGTTCCGGCGACGGCCGGGGCGGCGCGGCGGTGGGACCACGTGCGGGCGCGACGGGCCGGCGGGCGGGGCCGGGGGCGGGGGCGTCGCGGCGGGCCGGGGCAGCACGGCCAGGATCAGCGCGAGCAGGGCCACCGCGACCACCCCGTCCAGCCAGTAGTGGTTGCCGGTGCCGACGACCACGAACGCGGTGATCAGCGGGTGGGCCAGCCAGAGCCAGCGCCACCGCCCGGCGGTGACCGCCACCAGGGCCAGCGCGACCGCCAGCGACCAGCCCACGTGCAGCGACGGCATGGCCGCGTACTGGTTGCTGAGCTGGTCGGTGTCGGGTGGCCCGTAGACGGTCGGGCCGAACCGGCGGCCGGTGTCCACCAGGCCGGTGAGCGTGGTCAGCCGCGGCGGCGCGAGCGGCACGCAGACGTGCAGCACCAGCGCCGCGGCGGTCAGCGCGGCGAGGGCCCGCCGCAGCCGCAGGTAGTGGGCCGGCCGACGTAGGTAGAGCCAGAGCAGGCAGAGCACCGTGGCCGGGAAGTGCACGTAGGCGTAGTAGGAGTTGGCCAGGCGGACCGGCAGCTCGTGCAGCAGCAGCGGCGCCTGCACGACGGCCTCGTCGGGCAGGTGCAGCAGTCGCTCCAGCCACCAGATCCGCTCGCCGTTGGCCCGCGCGGCGGCGGCGTGCCCGGCCACCAGCTGCCGGCCCGCCTTGTAGGCGAGGAAGAGCACGGCGACCAGCGTCAGCTCGCGGGCCGCCCGACGCAGGGCGGCGGCCCGCGCGGGCGCGGTCGACGGGACGTCCACGGCTCCTCCTTCGGTGCCCTGCGGCACGGGCCAGGGCCGCCGCCGGGGTCGGCGACGGCCCTGGGTTGCGGGCTCAGCGACGGGCGCGTTCCTCCCGGCCGCCCGGCTCGATGCTCACCTCGTCGAAGGCGGGCGCACCGTCGACCGCGTCCGCGCCCACCGCCACGGTGCGGCCGGTGTCCGGCAGGTCGAGGCTGGAGCGAAGGGTAACCGGGCGCAGCAACAGCGCCGCCACGACGCCGACGACCGCGATGGCGGCCGAGATGAGGAAGATGTGCCCGGTCGCGTCCCCGTAGGCGGCCCGGACGATCTGCCGTACCGGCTCGGGCAGCGCGTCGAGGTTGAGCGTGCTGCCGCCGCCCCCGCCGGTGGTGGGGATGCCGGCGGCGGCGAGGTCGTGGGTGATCCGGTCGCTGACCCGCCGGGCCAGCACCGCGCCGAGCACCGACACGCCGATGGTGCCGCCGAGCGAGCGGAAGAAGGCGACGCTGGCGCTGGCCGCGCCGATGTCGGAGAGCGCGACGGTGTTCTGCACCGCGAGCACCAGGTTCTGCATGGTCATGCCGACCCCGACGCCGACGACGAACATGGCGACCCCGACCAGGACCAGCGAGGTCTCGTGGTCGACGGTGCCGAGCAGCGCGAAGCCGGCGACCAGCACGATCGAGCCGAAGACGATGTACGGCTTGATCCGACCGGACGTGGTGATCATCCGTCCGGCCACGATCGAGGAGATCAGCACGCCGGCCATCATCGGGATGGTGAGCAGGCCGGCCTCGGTCGGGCTGTAGCCGCGGCCGATCTGGAAGTACTGACCGAGGAAGACCGCGCCGCCGAACATCGCCATGCCGACCGCGAGGCTGCCGAGGATGGCCAGGGCGGTGGTGCGCTCGCGGACGATGTGCAGCGGCACCACCGGCTCGGCGGCCCGCGACTCCACCCACACGGCCAGCGCGAGCAGCAGCGCCGCCCCGCCGACCATGGCGCCGGTCTGCCAGGAGAGCCAGGCGAACGAGTCGTCGACGAAGGAGATCCAGATCAGCAGCACGCTGACCCCGGCCGCGATGAGGGTGGCGCCCAGGTAGTCGATCTTCACGTTCCGCCGGCGCACGGTGGGCAGGTTCAGGGTGACCTGGAGCAGGAACAGCGCGATGATCGCGACCGGCACGCCGACGAAGAAGCACCAGCGCCAGCCGAGCCAGGAGGTGTCGACGATGAGGCCGCCGAGCAGCGGCCCGCCGACCGTGGCGAGCGCCATCACGCCACCGAGGTAGCCGTTGTAGCGGCCCCGCTCGCGCGGCGGGATCATCGCCGCGATGGCGACCTGGACCAGCGCCTGAAGTCCGCCGACGCCGATGCCCTGGAAGGCGCGGGCGGCGATGAGCTGCCCGGCGCTCTGCGCGAAGCCGGCGGCGACCGAGCCGGCCAGGAAGACCACGATGGCGACCTGGATCAGCAGCTTCTTGTTGAACAGGTCGGCGAGCTTGCCCCAGATCGGGGTGGTCGCGGTGGCGGTGAGCAGGGTGGCGGTGACCACCCAGGTGTACTGGGTCTGCGAGCCGTTGAGCGCTCCGATGATCTTCGGCAGGGCGGTGGAGACCACGGTGCTGCTCAGCATGGCCACGAAGAGCACCAGCAGCAGCCCGCTGAGTGCCTCCAGCGTCTGCCGCCGGCTCATGGGCGCGGCCTCGGCCGTCGCGGTGGGTGCGCTCATCGCGCGTCCTCCAGGTGTGTCGATTCGGGGGGCCGCTTCGTTGCCTCAAGCAATCATCAACAAATCTTGCCCAACAGGCAACTTTGCCCATTGAGAAAAGGATCACGTACGCTGGCCGCCATGGACGAGTGCACCGGGCTGCGCGAGCGCAAGAAGGCGGCGACCCGCCTGGCGCTGCACGAGGCGGCCCTGCGCCTGGCCGTCGAGCACGGCCCGGACCGGGTCACGGTCGAGGCCATCGCCGACGCGGCCAACGTCTCCCGGCGCACGTTCTCCAACTACTTCTCCGGCAAGGAGGAGGCGCTCTTCCACGGCGACACGCTGCGACTGCGCCGGCTGCTCGAACTGGTCGCGCGGCAGCCGACCGACCTGCCGCCCTGGCGGGCGCTGACCGAGGCCGCCCTGGCCCAGGCGGACGAGGGCTACGACGATCCGGCCGAGCCGTGGCTGAGCCGCCGACGGCTGCTGCACGGGCATCCGAGCCTGGTCGCCCACCAGGTCGGCGCGTACGCGGCGATCGAGCGGGAGCTGTCCGCGGAGATCGCCCGCCGGCTCACCGGTCCGGACGCGCCGCTGCGGGCCCGGGTCCTGGGCGCCACGTTCCTGGCCACCCTGCGCGTCGCCGCCCAGCAGTGGATCGAGCACCCGGACGAACCGCTGCGCGCCG
Coding sequences within it:
- a CDS encoding cellulose binding domain-containing protein; protein product: MRRILPRVRHWTAYAAGLLLVTTALATVDPPVAGAAADPVAVTVNARAGLATVPDTALGVNHAIWDSQLGSAETSDRLKAAGVKMLRYPGGSYADIYHWENHTAPGGYVAPDTDFDTFMAAARRVGAQPMIIANYGTGTPAEAAAWVRYANVTKGYGARWWTVGNENYGNGHYGSAWEADDHPDKSATQYARLVVEYADAMKAVDPSIKVGAVLTMPGNWPDGITAGADPGPWNQTVLSIAGPKIDFVDVHWYPGGTAAESLARTDQLPDAAWLLRQQIARYAGPGADRIGISLTELNVDTGRTTAPGALFLADAYSGLLEQGVFTVQWWNVHNGIGSVSEVAGQTDYGDFGLLSSGGCTADGEVCEPPFNTPFAPYHALSMMNLFARAGDQLVRAGTDQPLVTAHAVRRPDGSLAVLLVNKDPDTAYPVAVDYAGFTPADEAPTVHTLTNGATGVSTGRSGSASARTLPPYSLTTLVLRPASGSAGRPGAPGRPTAGAVTDRAATISWPAATPGAAPIAKYEVYRQRGAVSEQLGETAGTSLSVDNLEPGARYTVNVLARDTAGRVSWSSPPLTFATGSPAASACAVRFHSDTDWGNGYVATVEVVNTGPDVVDGWTLTWTWPTGWQQVSSGWNGTWTQTGRDVRVTSTADNRRLAADGGSTSAGFVGAYGGPNVPPGAFRLNGTVCAVR
- a CDS encoding phosphatase PAP2 family protein — protein: MDVPSTAPARAAALRRAARELTLVAVLFLAYKAGRQLVAGHAAAARANGERIWWLERLLHLPDEAVVQAPLLLHELPVRLANSYYAYVHFPATVLCLLWLYLRRPAHYLRLRRALAALTAAALVLHVCVPLAPPRLTTLTGLVDTGRRFGPTVYGPPDTDQLSNQYAAMPSLHVGWSLAVALALVAVTAGRWRWLWLAHPLITAFVVVGTGNHYWLDGVVAVALLALILAVLPRPAATPPPPAPPAGPSRPHVVPPPRRPGRRRNTKVPATADVRLRPPGRI
- a CDS encoding MDR family MFS transporter, producing MSAPTATAEAAPMSRRQTLEALSGLLLVLFVAMLSSTVVSTALPKIIGALNGSQTQYTWVVTATLLTATATTPIWGKLADLFNKKLLIQVAIVVFLAGSVAAGFAQSAGQLIAARAFQGIGVGGLQALVQVAIAAMIPPRERGRYNGYLGGVMALATVGGPLLGGLIVDTSWLGWRWCFFVGVPVAIIALFLLQVTLNLPTVRRRNVKIDYLGATLIAAGVSVLLIWISFVDDSFAWLSWQTGAMVGGAALLLALAVWVESRAAEPVVPLHIVRERTTALAILGSLAVGMAMFGGAVFLGQYFQIGRGYSPTEAGLLTIPMMAGVLISSIVAGRMITTSGRIKPYIVFGSIVLVAGFALLGTVDHETSLVLVGVAMFVVGVGVGMTMQNLVLAVQNTVALSDIGAASASVAFFRSLGGTIGVSVLGAVLARRVSDRITHDLAAAGIPTTGGGGGSTLNLDALPEPVRQIVRAAYGDATGHIFLISAAIAVVGVVAALLLRPVTLRSSLDLPDTGRTVAVGADAVDGAPAFDEVSIEPGGREERARR
- a CDS encoding TetR/AcrR family transcriptional regulator, which codes for MDECTGLRERKKAATRLALHEAALRLAVEHGPDRVTVEAIADAANVSRRTFSNYFSGKEEALFHGDTLRLRRLLELVARQPTDLPPWRALTEAALAQADEGYDDPAEPWLSRRRLLHGHPSLVAHQVGAYAAIERELSAEIARRLTGPDAPLRARVLGATFLATLRVAAQQWIEHPDEPLRAVLSTVLAHATPATG